A genomic stretch from Hemicordylus capensis ecotype Gifberg chromosome 1, rHemCap1.1.pri, whole genome shotgun sequence includes:
- the CD6 gene encoding T-cell differentiation antigen CD6 — protein sequence MKACPLHKVQSKPTAFSSASTLTNRSEDSTTAAPIRTTKEIQRLRLMDGGSNCSGRVEVENKGVWGTVCDDNWDLADAEVVCQQLGCGWAIRALDSSHFQKGTGPIHLDEVKCLGNESYLWDCPSEMKHDCGHKEDAGVVCSEHQWQLSGGLDPCAGRVEVYHQGVWNTVCDSSWYQKEADLLCQFLECSDKASVFKEPYDHTLPGKLYIDCSEDDDSFSKCFWRYNNTNLCDQSRAVGVICHDSDLGFSSDTPRTEAVTPSSLLPTICLPGTENCASTRTSHQILLTFCIILGLLLLLTVLILITVLLKRRRESGTFDCAISSASGATPVLVNHSAQVSVTGVNNDYRDAPTILPKGEATAVMPPPTAEDSDSDYEHYDFSRQPPVALSTFYNSLRYRAGGEDLPPCNFPMPAVNEETENAHPTSVCYPQEAVPAAEDSTSTSSGDEDWYENIQQQRNHPRSPPAITGLTTFSRPVMNSEAGNDSSDNSDYDDMWTPA from the exons AAATTCAGAGGTTGCGTTTGATGGATGGCGGAAGCAACTGTTCTGGCAGGGTGGAGGTTGAAAACAAGGGTGTCTGGGGCACTGTATGTGATGACAACTGGGACCTGGCTGATGCTGAAGTTGTGTGCCAGCAACTGGGTTGCGGATGGGCCATTCGTGCTCTGGATTCTTCTCATTTTCAAAAGGGGACAGGCCCCATTCACTTGGATGAAGTGAAATGTTTGGGGAATGAGTCTTATTTATGGGACTGTCCATCTGAGATGAAACATGACTGTGGACACAAAGAAGATGCTGGTGTGGTGTGTTCAG AGCACCAGTGGCAGCTGTCAGGTGGACTAGATCCTTGCGCTGGCCGAGTGGAGGTCTATCACCAGGGGGTCTGGAACACCGTATGTGATAGTAGCTGGTACCAGAAAGAGGCTGATTTGCTCTGCCAGTTCTTGGAGTGCAGTGACAAGGCCTCAGTCTTCAAAGAGCCTTATGACCACACACTGCCGGGCAAGCTGTATATTGACTGTTCTGAGGATGACGACTCATTCAGCAAGTGCTTCTGGCGCTACAACAACACCAATCTGTGTGACCAATCCAGAGCTGTTGGAGTGATATGTCATG ACTCTGATTTGGGCTTCTCTTCAGACACACCAAGGACTGAAGCAGTGACTCCAAGTTCCCTGCTGCCAACTATAT GCTTGCCTGGAACTGAGAACTGTGCGTCCACGAGAACGTCACACCAGATATTGCTAACCTTCTGCATCATTCTGGGTCTTCTCCTTTTATTGACCGTGCTGATTTTAATCACGGTTTTGCTGAAGAGACGAAGGGAAAGTGGCACCTTTG ACTG TGCCATTTCTTCTGCCTCAGGAGCTACTCCAGTCCTGGTGAATCACAGTGCGCAGGTCTCAGTTACTGGAGTGAATAATGACTATCGAGATGCCCCCACAATCCTCCCCAAAGGAGAAG CAACAGCAGTGATGCCTCCGCCTACTGCTGAAGATTCTGACTCCGACTACGAACACTATGATTTCAGCCGCCAGCCGCCTGTGGCGCTCTCCACCTTCTACA ATTCTCTTCGATACCGAGCAGGTGGTGAAGACCTTCCTCCATGCAACTTCCCCATGCCAGCTGTGAACGAAGAGACTGAGAATGCACACCCAACTTCAGTGTGCTATCCACAAGAGG CAGTACCTGCAGCTGAGGACAGCACCAGCACCTCCTCTGGAGATGAAGACTGGTATGAGAATATCCAGCAACAGAGAAACCATCCCAGAAGCCCACCTGCCATCACAG GCTTGACGACCTTTTCCAGGCCAGTGATGAACTCTGAAGCAGGGAATGACTCATCTGATAACAGTGATTATGATGATATGTGGACCCCTGCATGA